The Leucoraja erinacea ecotype New England unplaced genomic scaffold, Leri_hhj_1 Leri_161S, whole genome shotgun sequence genome includes the window cacacacacacacacacacacacgtggaccACCCCTCCCACAGACACCAGGTacacaacccccacacacacacacacacacacacacatacgtggaccaccccccacacacacgtggtccatccctccacacacacatgtggtccatcccacacacacgtggcccatccccctcccacatacatgtggtacacccaccacacccacacgtggtacatccccccacacacacatccccgcTCTCACCCCCCGCTCTGGTTTGTCCTGCTCATTGCGATGGGGATGTCGCTCTTGAAAACCGGTTCCACGTCCCGCTGGATCTGTGTCTGCTCCTCCCAGTAGTCGGCGCCCTGACTCTCCGCCATCCACCGCTGCCGCGGCTCCACCTTCCGCCTGTCACTGTCGTAGTGAACAATCTGCTCCTCGTCCACGTATCCGACCACCGTGAACTCAGGGACCCCCGAGCCGGGCGTCACCGCCGTGTAGAAATAACGCAGTGAGTGGGAGCCTGGAACCGGGCGCAGAGTCAGAGACAGCGGGAcacacagatccccccccccccaaaatctctctctcacacacacacccacacacacataacacacagacacacccacacacacacacacacacacccacacacacacacacccacacacacacacacacacacacacacacacacacacacacacacacacacacacacacacacacacacacacacccacacacacaacacacacacacacacacaccaccacacacacacacacacacacacacacacgcacacaaacacacacacacacacacacacacacacacacacacacacacacacacacacacacacacacacacatacacacaaacaaacacacacacacacacacacacacacacacacccccacacacacccacacacacacacccacacacccacacacacacacacacacaccactcacacacacctacacacacacctacacactcacaaacacccacaaacacccacatacacacacaccacacacacacacacacacaaacacccacacacacacacacaccacacacacacacactcacacacacccccatacacacacccacagactcacacacacaccccccccacgcaCGCACCCCatacccccctacacacacacgcacacacacacacacacacacaccgccacaCAAacaaccacacgcacacacacacacccaaaccgacgacacacacccccacaccacacacactcacaccccacacaccccatacacacacacacacaaacacacacacacacacacacacacacacacacaaccacacacacacacacacatgcccacacacacacacccaccccacacacccacacagacctacacacacgcacacaccccacacacacacacacacacacacacgcacacacacacacacacacatcacacccacacacatacccacacccacaccccccccacacacacacgtacaggcATACTCCTACACATACGCatcccacactcacacaccccacatacacacacgacacagacacactcacatcctacacacacaaacacacacaatgcacacacatacacacccacacacattcacacaaacccacccccacacacccaccacacaacacacacacacacacacccccacctccacacccacacacacacacaaacacccacacacacacacaaccatacacacacacacccacataaccacccacacacagcacacacacccacacacacacacacacacacacaccaacacacacacacacacacacacacacacacacaacccacacatactccacacgcacacactgcagtcacacacacacacacacacacacacacacacacacacacacacccccccacacacacacacacacacacacatacctcacACAGACAatccaacacacacccacacacgcccacacacccacacacacacacccacacacccgcacactcacacacacacacaccacactacaacacagacacacacacacacaccacacacacacacacacacacacacacacacacacccaccccccccacacacacccacacacacacacacacacacacacacacccacacactaacacacacacacacacatacacacaccaccacacacacacacatacacaccacacacaccacacacacacacacacacacccacacacacccacccacacacacacacccccacacacacacacacacacacacacaaccatacacacacacacacacacacacacaccacccacacacacacccacacacacacacaaacccacacccacacacacacccacacacacacccacacacacacaaaccacacacacacacacacgacacacacaccaccccccccacacccaccccccacacacacacaccccacccacacacacacccaccccctcccacccccacccacacccccaccaccccccacacccccccacacccacccccacacacacccccacacacacacacccacacacacactcacacacacacccccccacacacacacacacacacacacacacacacacacacacacacacacacacacacacacacacacaccccacacacacccacacacataaacacacacacacacctcacacacacacacacacacacacacacacacacacacacacacaccccacacacacacaccaccacacacacacacacacacacacacacacacacacacacacccccacacacacaccccacacacacacacacactccacactcacccacccacgcacacacacacccacacacacatatccacacacactgccacacacatccacacaaacacacccacacacccgtgCACTCATGCACACACCCATCGACAACAGACCAcagacacacacccccacacacacaccatacacacaaaccccccacccacacaccccacacacaccatgcacacacacacaaacacgcacccACACTCaaatacacacacccacatacacccacacgcacacacaaccaaCCACACACAACtagacacacacccactcacccacacacacacacacccacaaacacatacCCCCACACGCACAACTGAGGAAATATATAATAAGATTGCTCAAATGATAAGTTCTTAAGGAACttgtgttaagttgcaagagaagggtttggagttggggctttcagaaatacatgcctccacaaagaaataaagaacaaagaacacacacaggagaacagatggcttatcataaaCATGGAAGGGGTGACCTGGATAGGCATATCTTTCTTTATTGCTTTGGAGCAATAATCATGCTGTGAGAAGGTGTAGTTGGTTTAGGTTGGTGTTTATAATAGAGGTTGTTAATGGGATCTTTCTCCATGACATGGGCACCATCCTTCTTCCTTTGTGACACATCTCAGAGTTTGGCTGTGTCATCTAACTAAGGCAATTTATGGTTGCCTATGTTGGATTGTAGGCACCAAGGGTAGATACTAGTCTGTGAGATGGTTTGTACTGTTTAGATGTGTTTATGTTGGGATAAAGGATAAGGCATAgatgatggttgtgtgacctttgcaaaaggatttcttaTGGTTACCAGAAACTGAGAAAATAACTCTGTTTTGATACTCTTTCATTTGTTGTGCGGAATGCTTTTAGTGGTGAAGAAGCgttacattccttttctccagagatagtagGGGGAGGGTGTAATACAAAATGAAATtagacccgagcttgggaagaagcaatCAAGTGACAATTATTTATGTGTCTGTagttgggaattgtgtgattagaactttgtctttaccactttgtaagaatggggtaaaactcatctttaatctttgtaatccataagtaactgtattttaactaagtggttgtaaggaaattaattgtgaagtgtattgtgtttaattacgattgtaagtattagactttgtttaaatcggaagttttagaaataactttattttccaaaagtgaaaatatgttttgtatgtatgtgttgtgtgattgctatattatgtgtatattctgaaaagtattctgtgagaattagttttatatctgtggttttactttaatgaaataaaatgattttgagcaaagaggttgaagaaaccacagaggggatgaaggttgtaaaggggctggaaaagggaaaatcatgtgactatacgtgttgtcaatcaatggaaaggatttagttgattggttaatgcaaataagtgaaatgtatggtaaaccataatgattggttaatagtttgctaTTCCTATTGTACTATACTTGTcttttacctatataatgtgttacatttatgccaaagtcAGTAGTTCTTTCAACCTGCCCCAGAGTTTCGAACTCTGTGTTGgtaggtttaaagaattatccagcgctgtcagaataaagagTCGATTTTAGCAGCAAtagtttgaatcaagttttcttgaattagactggcaaaaagaactcattttaacacaaccatacacacacccacacataaccacccacacacatacccacacacactcacacaaacccacgcacgcacccacacacacacacaaaccacactcacgcacacctacacacacccacacccccccacccacacacatatacacactcacacacttgcaCCGCACTCACACACCCcaaatacacacacaccccacatacacacacacacacacacacacatgcatacacccacacacacacacccacccacacacacacacacacacacacaaacacaaactcccacacaaacacaccacacatccacacacacacccccccacacacacacacacacacacacacacacacacacaccacacacacacacacacacacacacacaccctcacacacacacacacaccacaccctcacacaccacacacacacacacacacacacacacacacacctacacacacatacacacacacacacacacacacacacacacacacacacacacacacacacacacacacacacacacacacacacacacacacacacacacacacataaacacacacacacccacacatactaaGACAtctaacacccacacacacacacacacacaccatacacatcttgcacacacacgccacacacacacacaccccacaaatacacacacgcacacagaaccCCAAACACATCCCGCTTACACACCAgtaacccacaccacacacaccccagctccccacacacacagccccacacccaccccacccacaatctctccacccccacccacaaaAACCCCCCAACATTCCCCGTTGTGTGTGTGGTGATTGTAAGGCATGTGATCAAGTCCCCCATGGTAGctggtccagaagattaagatgcacgagATCCACGGTGATTTAACTGAGtttgctttggagatacagcatggaaacaggcccttcagcccaccgagtccatgctgaccatcgagcacccattcacacttgttcatgttatcccactttcaaatcCACTTCCCACACACCAGGATTATTttataaaggccaattaacctgcaaaatgaCCCAAAGTAGAGGGTATAGTTAAGCCACGATGTAAAGGGAAaggtttatttacacagagtagtgggggcctggaacacattgccaggggtggttgtggaggcagatattgtGTACTCTGGCCATCACCTGCCCTCCCACTGTCCGCCCAACTTCCACGCCTCGCCAAGCCTCCTGCATGGCCATGCCTCACCCATTAACGTGCCCGCACTGAGCTGTGCCCAGCACTGGGTCTCGGGGGTAAGGAGTCACACAGTACAACTATTCTGTCATTGTGTGACACATTTTGCCTGTTCATCTCTGCCCTTGAACATCTACCccatcaacctccccccccccaccatgtatccacctatcactcacgaatccctcccccacaccacaatctgtctgctgtctgaagaaggtcccgacatgaaacatcacctgtccattttctccagagatgctgcctgaccttttgtaaaccagcatctgcaggtccttatgttccccacccatgtacctgtccaaatgtattttaaacagtgTAGTCAAACGTGAGACTCAACACTGGTAAAAGACTGTGAGTATCCACTTCATAGAGGCTTGAGCatatggaggtatataaaatcatgaggggatctcattgaaacatattagattgttaagggtttggaaatgccagaggcaggaaacatgttcctgattttagggtagtccagaactaggggccacagtttaagaagaaggagtaagccatttagaacggagacgaggaaacactttttctcacagagagttgtgagtctgtggaattctctgcttccgaaacggtggaggcaggttctctagatgctttcaagagagagttagatcgggctcttaaaaatagcggagtcaggggatatggggagaaggcaggaacggggtacagattggggatgatcagccatgatcacattgaatggcggtgctggcccgaagggccgaatggcctactcctgcacctattgtcaattgtctagtGATTATCCAGGCgcggagaatcaagaaccagagagcacagttttaaggtgggaggggcaaaatttaataaCATCTTGGGGGTACATTTTTCACTCCAAGGGTGTttggaccgagctgccagaggccGGGTCAAACCTGTCCTCACCCTCTACACTTCTCCTTTcacctctcactttctccaagttaaaggtgtagccatgagCACTAGCGTGggccccagctgtgcctgcctTTTTATTATGTACATCAAAcagtcctagaaacatagaaaacatagaacaataggtgcagcagtaggccattcggcccttcatgccagcaccgccattcaatatgatcatggctgatcatctaaaatcaataccccgttcctgctttttccccatatcccttgatcccttaattcctaaaagctaaatctaactctctcttgaatacatccagtgaattgacctccactgccttctgtggcagagaatagtaagattaaacgagaacttaccagtttgaagtttgatctttattttatgaggaggaacgttgagggaatacgtgaagaaccccacttacgacgcatgcgtgtcatccttcaaagtaagtaaaaacatagtaagattattaaagagataccagtttcagatatgaccatatgagggtgggagcggagggcacgtattccctcaacgttcctcctcataaaataaaggtcaaacttcaaactggtaagttctcgtttaatcttactattttacttcggagtcacgtgagcgacttcgtgaagatttcaaagctctgtgacctcatgccgtggagcgagtccatgcttcacaactgccttggtagtttgggagaaattgttactgatattcaagaaatacattcataccaatttttaaacgtaaatgataaataatattattaaatcaaatcataaaccttgtaagcttcaggtataaattatatagaacttaaaattttttCCTCGCGAAAAAGTTTCTTCATTcctaactggtttgttgtaaaatctctgaaacgttttctctctgatgaccatcctgcaatcctgaggatttggtccatcgataCCTCGAGGCgattagctgccgatgtagctgcagccctggtggagtgagtgtccactcccgcctttatTAAGCCATatctcagccaccgcgaaatggtctgagtcgagactctatggtacggcttcttatggctaatcaaaagagccttttcattgcctctgatagcctttgttctgtcaatatataacacaatgtgtttcactacacagaggcgttcgtcctgcagataggctatgacttctatgacctgacccgctgatcctggtctattttgcttaatGAGGTCCTGGATCCCAAATATCAAACTTCCTGTCGCCACAGTCAAGCTATCCAATCTTAAtttctgcaatgactggaccctttgcgctgtgaccagcgccattagCATTAACATTTTCATAGTGAGTTGGTTCAGAGTTaaagctgtagccggcgaccaatcccTAGCATGGTTAGGaccacactcacatcccagatttggctgtaTCTAGACCTTGGTGGGttggtgttaaagatgcctcataacagttttactactagaggatgtgcgcccacagcctgtctttctgtgccttgCCATAAATAACTCAACAATGCACTTCTAGCACTATTCCATCattgacagtcgatccagctcaaggttttttcAAGTGAGTGCCCTCAAGTTTataggtcgaagacagttgctgaaagtaACATCAgtaggacaggtccttaactcagTTCGCTGATGATGTATTAATATATAACTCTCGTGCCAACTGAAAGTATAGCCATAAAGGCGTTGCTTTCAGAGATAAATGATACTTTTCAGATAGATTTTGCTGTCTAAGCaatgccaaggctggtttaagaatttttgtaaataatgtaGGAGCTGACGTTAGCCTGTTTGGTAGCGCCTTGTATTGCCAAGGCTATCCCATCCGTTAAATTTCAAAACCCGCCTGTgttcacctctgatgggtaccgtatagtaagcatcctgaagatcaatacttgccatacagtagcccgCTAAACTAACTCTGTAGCagtgctaaaaatatccattttaaaatgaacatattgcacaaaattgttaaacgttgataaatcaataataatacggcaacccccatgtctcttatgtctaataaatatgtttgagacaaattcctgttgttcatgtttggtCATTTCAATTACTCTTATAGTGAACAACCTTTGtggttctatgtgagctttagctcGTTCTAATTTGGTAAgtatgtatattctgtccggtgtatgttgtactggagggtttcgtATGAgtataaactctatcagatatcccttaatactgctaaggatatatctctccatagttatattacaccatgcttccaaatgaaattacaacctccctccaacttccgtgctccttattaattctggaggcacagacccacctacctccatggttatcggtggaaaTGTAGTTACTTTCTTGGTTTCAACCGTGGTTGCGGAGGGCCGTGAGGTTGAGGGTAGGGTAGATGTTGAAGTGGATGCTTGCGCCCGGGCCAACCCCTAAAAAAGGATGCTGCTGCTGgttacctctggcctctctccaatttctCGTACTATAAGAATAAGTACTATCTTTATTAGGAGGCCCACAAGGTTGATATCGTTTGCCAAGATATCCTATGGCCGCTCTGATTAGGcccccaaagtcttggcctcctcttCAAATCTTTGACCTGTGTCGACAGGTCACCTACAAACAACAGGGTTTGAGGTTTTATAGCTTTTGCTTGCACAGGATTGCAAACTGGATCCAGAGCTGGCTGAATAGCCcccttcctaatattattaagttCAAATTGAACGTTGGAAAAAACGCTAAAGCATCTTTATGGTCATTCGTCATGTCTATGTTCTCTAGCGTATcaggctgttatgcccgccgagAGATTTTGAATTTTTTATCCTGACTCCTGATACCTGACCAACGTGTCTCCAAATACTTCGGTTAACACTGGCCACATTCAGAGCCCCACAATTTCCTGGAGGTAAATGTTTTGCCAACACCTCAGCAAAGGTATTTGCTTGCAGGTGATGTGCAGACATGTAgtcaatgctggcagccatcctggcctctagatcTTTGTCAGCCTGTTCTTGCTTAAAGTATTACCCAACATGTCCAGCAACTTAGTTTTCTCGTCCTCCATATGCGAATGTGGCTCCATCTCTAGTTCAGAATCTAACACAAGCAGCCCTTCAACACcctaaattggtaaatcaggcaatttatcagtcaatttaagcaggacagctctttgcgagcggcagtgagtgagcggcctagtgagggaagtgccctgtgagaaaagtgtgagtctttggctcgagagtcttcggagaggagaccacgcaatacgcttgagagggagacgaaagaaggagatgtcaggcaagctgattcagtgcgatgcttgcagtatgtgggaggtcaaggacaccgctggtgcctctggctgctacaaatgcgaaaaatgcatccaggtagagctcctgaagggccgtgttggggaactggagaagcaagtggatgacctccggttcgtacgagaaacggagtcgttcctcgacaagtcctacagtacgattgttacacctaaggtactggaagagagaaggtgggagacagtgagaaagggagggaagcatggaatgccaacgtccccgggtgatgtacctcttgtaaacaggttcatccgcttagaagctgttgggacagaagacgtgagcggcggactggcctgtgacgcgaatagggctgttgagccaaaaccaaaaaggcctaaggcaggcaaggccattgtagtgggagactccatcgtgagaggtacggacaggggtttctgcggcaacagacgggatgcgaggatggtgtgctgccttcccggtgccaggatccaggatgtcacggacagagtgcagaaaatcctcaagggcgaaggtgaacatccggaagtggtagtgcatgtcggcacaaacgatgtcggaaagaaggggatgaatattctgcagcgtgactttagagagctcagaaaaatgttgaaaagcaggacctccagggttgttatctccggtttgcttccagttccccgtgctggcgagagcaggaacagggagatacgggacctgaacgtgtggctgaggatctggtgcacggggcagggatttagattcttagatcactgggatctgttttggggtaagggggaactgtacaaaagggacggattgcatcttaacaggtgtgggaccagcattctggcaggcaggtttgccactgctacacgggtggctttaaactgaataaggggggtggggtgttgaatgggacagtggaggatggagttaaagggaaagggtttcttaaatgtgtgagcgtagagaccgaagggtgtaaaatgagggtagaagaaataggtagcaaggtgaaaagtaaaagtggcaggcagacaaaaccagggcaaaaatcaaaaagggccacttttcaacataattgtgtaaggggtaagagtgttgtaaaaacaagcctgaaggctttgtgtctcaatgcaaggagcattcgtaataaggtggatgagttgaatgtgcagatagctattaatgactatgatatagttgggatcacggagacatggctccagggtgaccaaggctgggagctgaacatccagggatattcaatattcaggagggatagacagaaaggaaaaggaggtggggtagtagcattactgattagagaggggattaatgcaatggaaaggaaggacattagtttggaggttgtggaatcggtatgggtagagctgcacaacactaaggggcagaaaacgctggtgggtgttgtgtacaggccacctaacagtagtagtgaagttggagatggtatcaaacaggaaattagaaatgcatgcgacaaaggcaaaacggttataatgggtgacttcaatctacatatagattgggtgaatcaaattggcaggggtgctgaggaagaggatttcttggaatgtatgcgggatagttatctaaatcaacatgtagaggaaccaacgagagagcaggctattttagactgggtattgagtaatgaggaagggttagttagcaatcttgttgtacgtgcccccttgggcaagagtgaccataatatggttgagttcttcattaggatggagagtgacattgttaattcagaaacaatggttctgaacttaaagaaaggtaactttgagggtatgagacgtgaattggccaagattgactggcaattaattctaaaagggttgacggtggatatgcaatggaagacatttaaagactgcatggatgaactacaaaaattgttcatcccagtttggcaaaagaataaatcagggaaggtagtacatccatggataacaagggaaatcagggatagtatcaaagcgaaggatgatgcgtacaaattagccagaaaaagcagcataccggaggactgggagaaattcaaagaccagcagaggaggacaaagggcttaattaggaaaggaaaaatagattatgaaagaaaattggcagggaacataaaaactgactgcaaaagtttttatagatatgtgaaaagaaagagattagttaaaacaaatgtaggtcccttgcagtcagaaacaggggagttgatcatggggaacaagaatatggcggaccaattgaataactactttggtccgtcttcactaaggaagacataaataatttgccggaaatagcaggggaccgcgggtcaaaggagttggaggaattgagtgaaatccaggttagccgggaagtggtgttgggtaaattgaatggattaaaggccgataaatccccagggccagataggctgcatcccagagtacttaaggaagtagctccagaaatagtggatgcattagtaataatctttcaaaactctttagattctggagtagttcctgaagattggcgggtagcaaacgtaaccccactttttaagaagggagggacagagaaaatggggaattacagaccagttagtctaacatcggtagtggggaaactgctagagtcagttattaa containing:
- the LOC129716033 gene encoding H-2 class I histocompatibility antigen, Q9 alpha chain-like, whose product is MAASIDYMSAHHLQANTFAEVLAKHLPPGNCGALNVASVNRSIWRHVGQSLTLRPVPGSHSLRYFYTAVTPGSGVPEFTVVGYVDEEQIVHYDSDRRKVEPRQRWMAESQGADYWEEQTQIQRDVEPVFKSDIPIAMSRTNQSGGVAGIHNLHHMYGCELLSDGSTSGFFQFGWDGLDLEAWNRCEPIDPIRWWPDEREGTVESMARRWTAYGVKLAVASTGTVWDQRVKLFG